The following is a genomic window from Candidatus Zixiibacteriota bacterium.
GTCATCGCCGTAGTAAAAGAATTTCGCGCGCTTGGGAGCCATGATTCCTCCTGGAAAAATAAACGACCTTAATGTTTCTCGTTCGCAGGTCTTGCGACCGCTCGTACCCTTTGACTCTTTGGTTCGGCGACTGCTCGCGGTCGAGGAGTTGCGCCGGGGATCGGAGACGTCAGGTTTTTGTGCCGCGCTCGGCGGATCAGCCTAACGGGGGTAAATCTAACTATTTTCTACAGCCCGTTGTCAACTGATTTCTGTGTTGGCACTCCGGCCGGTCGTCGCCGGCCGCTTCCCCGTCCGACTCCGCCGATATCTGCGCCCTCTGTTCGGTGCTCAAGTCCGCGCCGCGATCCACTCGGCGGGCCGGCTCCTCCCTAAGGTGATCTCTATGAAATCTCGTTCGCGGAACCAATGACCGTTCAAGCGTTCTATCGGAAATCGCCGCGGAGACTTGAGCCGCACTGACTACTCCTTAAACGTCCGGCAAGCCGGGAAGGTTTCCCGGCTGGACCGCAATTTTCGGGGCTGTCGGTTTCCGCCTGACGAAACCTGACAGACAGAGGCTGTCGCTGTCGTCCGGCCCCGGCGCGCCCGGTCACAGGCGCAGCGCCACCGCCACGCCGTCGCGGATCGGCACGATGGTGGTCCAGAACCGGCTGTCGCGCACGAGAGCGGCATTGAAAGCCCGCACCGCCTGCGTCGGTGCGTCGCCCCGGCCATCGGCCACCCGACCGCTCCAGATCGCGTTGTCGGTCAGAAACAACCCGCCCTTGCGCAGGCGCGGCGCCGCCAGCTCGATCGTCCGCGGATAATCCTCCTTGTCGACGTCGTTGAAAACGATGTCGAACGGCCCGTCCTGCCGTTCGAGCAGCCGCAGGGCGTTGCCGACCTGGAAGTCGAACCGGCTCTCCAGCCCGGCGCGCATGAAATAGTCATTCGCCCGTCTCTTGTTGCGGCGATCGGCATCGGTCATCACAATCTCCCCCCGCCCCCCCATCGCGAGCGAAAACCAGTACGCGCTGTAGCCGAAGCCCGAGCCCAGTTCCATCACCCGCCGCGCCTTGGTCAGCATCGCCAGCTGGTAGAGAAATCTCCCCACCAGCGGGCCGACAATGGGAAACCCGTGCTCGGCGGCGTAGGCCTCCATTTCCCGCATCACCGGCGGCCGCGGCGGCGCAATCTCCTCCAGATACCGGTGGACTTTCGCAAACAGATCGGTCGCTTGCTCAACCATGATCGACTACCACGTATATCTTTCCCTCTTCGGTCTCGACCGGATAAGTCTTCAGCCGAAACGCCGGGTTGGTCAAGCACTCTCCGGTCGCGAGCCGGTATTTCCACCCGTGCATGCGGCAGGTGATGACCCCGTCCTCGATCGGGCCGCTCGCCAGCGAAGCTTTCATGTGTTTGCAGTCCCCTTCCAGCGCGCGCATGATCCCCGCATCGTTCACGACGATGATCCGCCGCGCCAGCACCCGTTTCTCCAGGGAACGTCCGGGCGGCAGATCGCTGACTCGCCCCATCCGGATTCTCGCCATGCGTTGTGACTGCGTCGCGCGGGTTGCCTGGTCTGACGAAGCGCGTCGTGCGCGACTGAATTAAGATACGGCGGAGGGACCGAATATCAAACGGATATTTCTCGCGAAATCTCCCCCGGCGCCGCTTTGGCGGCCGCGCCGGTCCCTGCGGCATCGGTCACGCGGCGACGTCTTCTCTCCCGCATCGACCACAACCCCGACCCGAACACGAGCGCGGTTCCGAGCCAGAACAGGTTGATGAGCGGTTTTTCTGACAGTTCGATCGTGAGCGTCTCCCCCGCCATCTCCGCCGGCGGCACAAAAGCGCCGGCCACCTTGATCGCCACCGCACCGTCCTCGGGCCGCACCGCGGTAATGGCCACCGTCCCCCGCCCCTCGTCAAATGGCGCCGGGAGGGCCGCCACCTCGTCGCCGCTCACGCGCAGCCGCGGCAGGATTTCTTCGCGGCCGCCGGCCCAGGCCACCGTGATGCGCGCTCCCGCTTCGGTCACCGCCCCCTCGCTGTGGCTGGTGAGGGCGAATTCGTGAAAGGTCAGTGTATATTTGTCCACCGCGGCCGACTCCCCTTTGGCCAGCGTATACGACCCCGGCTCCGGTCCCTTCGGCTGTTCGAGAGCCAACGGCGACAGGTAGATGTCGTGCCCGAGGAATTTCTCCACGTGCGGTTTGCGCATCGTCCCTTCCATGTTGCGCGGGAACTCGTGCGGCAGCACGGCGGTGAACGCCGCCCCAGCCCCGGCCACCTCGACACGGCAGTCAAACCCTTTGGCGGTCGGCTCCGTGCGGACGAAGGTCAGATCGTACCCCATGGCGCGGACCGTTTCTCCCTGAGGCAGCCGGACCGTCTGCTTGGTTTCGAACCCGGCTGAGACGGCCGCACCGATCAGTGCCGCCGCCAGGCCGATGTGCGCGAGGTAGGCGGGGTTGACTGCCCCTTTTCGCCAGGACGAGGCCAGGGCGTAGCCGTTGGAAACCAGCGCCCAGGTCGCCGCGGCGAAGAGAGCGAGGTACAGCGGATCGCCCGTCGTCCCGGACAGCCACAAGCCGGCGGCCGTGGCCGCCGCCGCGCCGCCGCCCCCCAGCAGGAGCCACCGCCGCGAGAGTCCGTGGTTCCAGCGAAAACTCGGGAACAGACCCAGGAGCAGAAGCACGACTGCCGCCACCGGCGTCATGGTCGCGAAGTAGTACGACAATCCCACCGCCGAAGGCTCTCCGGCCAGCCGAGTCAACAGCGGCGCCGACGTCCCCGCCAGGGTGAGCAGTCCGCCGAGAAACAGCACAACGACGCCGAGCGACACGAGGTACGAGCGCGATGCGACATTGGCAAACGACGCTCCCGGCCGGATGTCCCGCCAGCGCCAGACCAGCAGCGACAACCCGAGCGCGATGAACCCCGCCAGCCCGCCGAGGAGGAAGTTGTTGATTCCGAGGTCCACGAAGGAGTGCACCGAGAAGTCTCCCAGGACTCCCGACCGGGTCAGGAACGTTCCGTAGAGGACCGACCAGAACGTCACCAGCACGATGGCGAGGGAGAAGCGCATGAGTCCCTGCCGCTGGCGTTTGATGAAGAGGGCGTGGATCTGGGCCGCGAGAAAAATCCAGGGAATGAACGACGAATTTTCGACCGGGTCCCACGCCCAGAATCCCCCCCAGCCGAGCGTCTCGTAGGCCCAATAGCCGCCGAGGACGAGCGCCGCTCCCAGGGCCGCCCAGGCAAAGAGCGTCCAGGGCCGCGCCGCTTCCGCCCAGGTATCGTACTTCCGCCCCACCAGGGCAGTCATCGCAAACGCCGCCGGCATCACCGCGGCCGCGAACCCCACGAACATCACCGGCGGATGAATCGTCATCCAGTAGTTCTGCAGCAGCGGGTTGAGCCCGTTGCCCTCGGTCCGCCACACCGGCAGATACTCAAAGGGCGACTTCTTCAGGAGAATGAACAGAATCGACAAAATGAAGAGATTCACGAAGACGAGATTCCCGGCCTCGAATTCCCGCGCCCTGGGGCTCGCGATCAGCACCAGCCCGAGCACCGCCACGAACACGATCCACAGCAAGAACGTCCCTTCCTGCCCGCCCCACAGCGAAGCGACAAGGTACCAGAGGGGGAGATCGGTCGAGGAGTAGGAGAAGACGTAGGCGATGCGGAAATCGTGGGTGAGAATCAGATGGAGCAGAGCCAGGAGCGCCCCGGTCAGAAACAGCGCCGTCAGCGTGAAGGCCGCCCGCGCCGCCCGCCGGTAGTCCTCGCGCCCCCGCCACACGAGGGCATAGAGGACGGCCGAGAGCAACGCGGCCGCGGCCGCGGCCAGGATGCAATACTCGCCAAATGCTGCCATGCCAGGCTCCTGCTCTTTGGGTGGGACGGTCGCCGGCGGGCTAGTCGAGCGCCGCCTCGTCGCTCCCCCGCCGCCGGCGCCGCTCCGGCTTGATCACTTCGGCCGTCCCGCCGGAAATTTCGACGAGCCGCCGGATCACCTCCTCGACGAGGAAGTCGGGCGTCGACGCCCCCGCGGTCACCCCCACCTGCGCGATGTCGGTCTCTTCGGCAAACCACTCATCCCGGATGTCGGCCGCCGAGGCAATCAGAATCCCCCGCCCGCAGATCGCGTTGGCGATCCGCGCGAGCCGGTTGGAGTTGGCCGAGCTCGCCGACCCCACGACCAGCACCATGTCCACCTGCGGCGCGAGATCCATCACCGCGTTCTGCCGCTGCGTGGTCGCGTTGCAGATCGTGTTGAAAACCTCAATGTGGGGCCACTTCTCCCGCGCCAGCTCTTCGACCGCCGCTACGTCGTCCATGTGCGCCGTCGTCTGCACCGTCAGCCCCAGCCGGCGGTCGGCCCATTCGGGAAGGGCGAGCAGTTCCTCCCGCGAGGACACGACGGTGATGTGCCCGGGGGCGTGTCCGACCACCCCGCGCGTCTCATCGTGATCCCTCTCCCCCCAGTGGATGACGTGGTAGCCGTTCTTGACGATCTTGTCGAGAATGATGTAGATCCGCTCCACGAGCGGGCAGGTGGCGTCGACGAGGTTGAGCCCGCGGTTCCGCGCGGCCTCTTTCACCGCCGGGGCCACGCCGTGGGCCGAGATGATGAGCGTGCCGCCGTCCACGTCGTCCACGGCGAAGGCCTGGCCCACGCCCTGGGCGCGGAATTTCGCCACCACGGCGTCGTTGTGCACGATCTCGTTGAGGATGGTCACCGGGCCCGCCGCCCGCTGCGCCGTCTCCTCGGCGATCTGGATCGCCCGCTTGACCCCCATGCAGAACCCGTGGTGCCGCGCGATGTGTATTTTCTTCAGCATGATTGCTCCAGCAGGCGCCGGGACTGCTCGAAAGCCTTGTACGAGCTGCGCACGAGCGGTCCGGCCTCGACGTGCCCGAACCCGATGGCCCGCCCCAGCGCGGCCATCTCGGCAAACTCCTCCGGCGCGTAGAAGCGCTCGATCGGCAGATGGTGGGGCGAGGGCCGCAGGTACTGGCCGATCGTCACGATGTCGCACCCGGCCGCGTAGATCTGCTCCAGCAGTTCCCGGATCTCCTCCCCCGTTTCGCCCAGGCCGACCATGAACCCGGTCTTCACCACCGGCCGCGGGCGGTAGCGGTCGGCGGTCCGGAGGATCTCCAGCGACCGGTCCAGTTTCATCCCCGGCCGCACCCGCTTGTACAGCCGCTGCACGGTTTCGACGTTGTGCGCGAGCACGTCGACGCCGCTGGCCAGCACGACCGCGAGGGCGTCGAGATTGCCGCGAAAATCAGGTATGAGGAACTCGACCTTGACGTCAGAATCCTGCCTTCGGAGGGCCTCTATAGTCCGGGCAAAAATAGAGGCGCCTCCATCCGGCAGGTCATCTCGCGTGACCGAGGTGATCACGACTTGTTTCAGATTGAGCTGGGCGACCGCCGCCGCCACCCGGTTCGGCTCGTCTTCGTCCAGCCCCGTCGGGAGCGCTTTCTGCACATCGCAGAAGTTGCACCCGCGCGTGCAGTACTTCCCCAGGATCATGAAGGTGGCCGTCCCTCCCTCCCAGCACTCCCTGATATTGGGACAGGCCGCCTCCTGGCAGACCGTGTGGAGCCCGTGGGCGACCAGCAGGTTCTTGATCCGGTCATAGTTGGGCGAATAGCCGGCCCGCGTCTTCATCCACCGCGGCAGCCGCACTCCCGGCACCATCGCCCGCTCCCGCCGGGGAGGGGCCTGGGGCGACGGCGCGTGGGCTGAGCGGTCGCCGACCGACTGGGTAAAAAAGACTTTTTGCATCTACGAATATATATTAGCGGCGGCCGTTCGCAACAAGTATTTTCGCAGGAAATATTCCACCAACGTCGTGTCTTCCCCCAGCTCGGTGTGGAACGAGCTCGCCAGCACCCGCCCGGCCGCCACCAGGACCGGCGCCCCCCGGTACTCGGCCAGGGCGGTCACCCCCGGCCCGACCCGGGTCACGCGGGGCGCCCGAATAAAGGTGGCCGCCAGCGCCGTCGCGGCCGGGCCCAGGCGCGCCGCCAGGTGCGCCTCGAACGAGAAGACCTGCCGCCCGTAGCCGTTGCGCACGACCGTGATATCGATGAGCCCGAGCGGCCGCACCCCGGCCTGGTTGTCCTCGATTTCCCGCGCCGCCATGATCATTCCCGCGCAGGTGCCCCACACCGGCCTCGTCTGTGCGAACGCGCGCAGCGGCTCACGCAACGCAAACCGGTCCATGAGAATGTTCATCGTGGTTGACTCGCCGCCCGGCATGATCAGCCCGTCCAGCCCCTCGAGGTCGGCCGGTCTCCGCACTTCCCGCGCTTTCGCCCCGACCCGCCGGAGCTGGTACAAATGGCGCTCGAAATCCCCCTGGAGCGCCAGCACGCCGACTGTCAGTTTGCCGTATTCACTCATGGCGGTTCCGCGTTCCCCGTCTCATCTCAGGCTTCAGCAACAACTATAGGGCGTCAAAAGTGCCCGAAATAAAGTCCCCTCCCCGCCGGCGGTCAAGCCCGTCATGCGCCCCGACCGGTCTCCCCGGCCCCCCTATTTGAGAACGATCATCTTTCGCACGGCCGACCGTCCTGCCCCTTCGAGGCGGCAGAGGTAAACGCCGCTGGCGACCGGCTTGCCGCTGTCGTCCCGTCCATCCCAGCGCACCTCGTGCCGTCCCGCCCCCCGGACGCCGTCGGCCAAAGTTGCGACATGGCGGCCGAGTGCGCTGCAAACAGCCAGCCGCACCGCCGCGCGCGCGGGCAACTCGAAGGCGATCACGGTCGAAGCGTTAAACGGGTTCGGGTAGTTCTGCTCGAGCGCCATCGCCCGCGGCAGGGCAGGCGGCTCGCCGTCCGCCCCCGTGCCGTCGAAGTACTGCTCGATCCGCTCCACCAGGGGCGCGGCCCCCGGTTCGAGCGTCACCAGGTCGCCGTCGGTCAGCCACGTCCAACCCTCCCCCGAGACCGTCGGCGGCTGCGACATCACCGCCGCAAAGGCCGAGTCCCCGGCCTCGGCGGCGTAGCAGAGCGTGTTCCCCTCGGCGTAGGCCCAGAGTGCGGCGCCGTCGCTGAGCAGAAAATTCAACTGCGGCGCCGCGATCGCCGCACGCAGCCGTTCCACCGCCGCCCCGAGCGCCGGCTTGACCGCGAAAGCGTAGTCCTCGAGGCATTGCAGAAGGAAAATCTGGTAGAGATCGGAGTCGATCCACTCGGCCGCGTTGCTCCCGTACTGCGGTGGGTTGGCCGCCAGGTAGTCCGGGCGGATCAGGTCAAGGAGCACCGCCTTGCCGATCGTCCCGTTGTGGGCCAGAAGCCACGTGCGGCCGCCCTTTTCGCGACGGAACGGATGCGGATCGGGGATTCCGCACAGCCCGGAGGAGCACCGCCGGATATGGGCAAGGGCGATGGGCGGGGCCGCATAGATCAGCGCCGCCGCCGCCGTGTCGTAGCGCGGATCGTCGATGGCCGCGGCGGCTGAGCGCTCGACCACGCAAACCGGCGCCGACCCGCCCCCGCCGCCGCCCGCCGCCGATGGGTAGTACGCCAACCCCCACCCGTCGCGGTCAAACCGGCTCAGGCTGTCGATCGAGGCCGCGCCGCCGAGGAGCTGTTCCCGGAGCGCGCTCCCCCGCGGCGTCTCCCCCGCGATCCCCCAGAGGCGGCAGTTGTGGCTGCGGTCGGCCGGCCGACCCGGCGCGCGCGGCATTTCCGGCAGCGCCGCGAGCACCAGCCCGCACCAGAGCAGGACCGGAAGAAGACGGAGAATAGCCGAGGGCGGTCGCGGCGGGCGTGTCATACGCCCATCATAGGTCATTCGCTCCCTCCCGGCAACCGATTTGGGCGGGATCGGATCCCCCGGCCCGGCGGCGATTTTCGATGCTCCCCTCTTTCCTCTGGCCCGCCGGTGTCGTATTTTGCGGGCAACGGACCGGGCGGCGGCACTCTCCGACCCGGGCCGGGATGGTCCCTATGAACGATCCGCATGTCGACACTGTCGCCCGCGAACTCGGCCTCCGGCCCTCTCAGGTCGAGGCCGCCGTGCGCCTGCTCGACGACGACGCGACTATCCCGTTCATCGCCCGCTACCGCAAGGAGGCCACGGACAGTCTCGATGAAGTCGCGATCGCTTCGATTCGCGACCGGGTCACGCAATTGCGCGAGCTGGACAAGCGGCGCGCGGCGATCGTCAAATCGCTCGACGAACGCGGTCTCCTCACGCCCGAACTCGAAGCCCGCCTGGCCGCGGCCGCGACCATGGCGGTGCTTGAGGACCTCTACCTTCCCTACCGGCCGAAACGCCGCACCCGCGCCGCCATAGCCCGCGAGCGCGGCCTCGAGCCGCTGGCGGAACTGCTCTTCGCCCAGGACGCCCTCGATCCGGCGGCCGAGGCCGGGGCCTTTGTCGACCCCGCGAAAGACGTCGCAACCGCCGCCGACGCCCTCGCGGGGGCCCGCGACATCATCGCCGAGTGGGTGAATGAGGACGCCGATGCCCGCGCCCGCCTCCGCGCACTCTTCGCGCGCGCGGCGACGATCCGCTCGCACGTCATCGCCGGCCGGGAAACCGAGGGGGCCAAATTCGCCGACTATTTCGACTGGGAGGAACCCGCCGCCAAAGCCCCGTCGCACCGCTACCTCGCCATCCGCCGGGGGGAGACCGAGGGCGTCCTCTCGGTGCGCCTGCTTCCCCCCGAGGCTTCCGCGCTCGCCATCCTCGAAACGATCTTCCTCATGGCCGACAATCCCGCGGCCGAGCAGGTACGCGAGGCGGTGCACGACTCCTACAAGCGTCTCCTTGCCCCCGCTCTGGAGACTGAGCTGCGCGCTACCCTCAAAGAGCGCGCCGACGCCGAGGCGGTCCGCGTCTTCGCCGACAACCTCCGCGAACTGCTGATGGCTCCGCCTCTCGGGCGCAAGGCGGTGCTCGCTATCGACCCCGGCTTTCGCACCGGCTGCAAAGTCGTCGCCCTCGACCGCCAGGGCAAACTCCTCGACCACCTCGCCGTCTTCCCGCACAGCTCCGACGCGGAGCGCCGCGATGCGGCAGTCGAGATCAAGGCCCTCTGCGCCCGGCACCGGATCAGCGTGATCGCGATCGGCAACGGCACCGCCGGCCGCGAGACCGAAGCCTTCGTCCGCGAGATCGGCCTGCCCGCCCATGTCTCGGTCGAGATGGTCAACGAATCGGGGGCCTCGGTGTACTCCGCCTCGGCGGTCGCCCGCGAGGAGTTTCCTGAGCACGATGTCACCGTGCGCGGCGCGGTGTCGATCGGCCGCCGCCTCATGGACCCGCTGGCCGAGCTCGTGAAGATCGACCCGCAGGCGATCGGGGTGGGGCAGTACCAGCACGATGTCGACCCGGGGATGCTCCGGCGGAGCCTCGACGACACCGTGATGAGTTGCGTGAACTCGGTCGGCGTCGAGGTCAACACCGCCAGCCGGGAGCTGCTCGCGTACGTATCCGGCCTTGGTCCGTCGCTGGCCCAGAACATTGTCGCGTATCGGGACGAGCACGGCCCGTTCCGGTCGCGCCGGGCTTTCGCCCGCGTCCCCCGGCTCGGGCCGAAAGCTTTCGAGCAGGCGGCCGGGTTTCTGCGGATCGCCGACGCCGACAACCCGCTCGACCGCAGCGCCGTCCACCCCGAGAGCTACCCCATCGTCGAACGCATGGCCGCCGACCTCGGCTGTACGGTGAGCGACCTGATGGCCCGCGAGGACCTCCGCCGGCGCCTCCGCCTCGAGGACTACTGCTCGGCCGCCGTGGGACTGCCCACTCTCACCGACATCATGGCCGAGCTGGCCAAACCCGGCCGCGACCCGCGCGGCGCCTGGGAACCGTTCCACTTCGACGATGCCGTCCGCACCCTCGAGGATCTGAAAGTCGGGATGCAGCTTCCCGGCATCGTCACCAACGTCACCGCCTTCGGCGCCTTTGTCGACATCGGCGTGCACCAGGACGGCCTGGTGCACCGGAGCGAGCTGGCCGACCGCTGGGTGCGCAACCCCGCCGAAATCGTCAAAGTCCACCAGCGCGTCAGAGTGACTGTCCTCGACGTCGACCTCGCACGCCGCCGCATCGCTCTCTCGCTGCGCCGCTAGCCCGGCGGGGCGTCGGCTCCGCCTCCCAGGGCACGCGCGCGGAGATTTTTTCTTTGCCCGCGCGGTCCCGCCGCCGTACTTTGCGGCGAGGTCACCGTATGGAACAGATCCCGATTCTGCGCGACATCGCCGTCATCTTCGCCTCCTCGCTGATCGTGCTGTACGTCTGCCACCGGCTCCGCTTCCCGACCATCGTGGGTTTTCTCGTCACCGGGGCGCTGATCGGGCCGGATGGTCTGCGCCTCATTCACGACCCTGAGAACGTTGATCAGCTCGCCCACATCGGCGTTATCCTGCTCCTGTTCGCCATCGGGCTCGAGTTTTCTTTCCGCGGGCTGATTCGCACGGGCCGATTCGGTCTCATCGGGGGCGTGCTGCTCGTGGCGCTCAGCGCCGTGGTCTCGTGGGCGGTGGGTCTCTCGCTCGGGGTGAGCGGCCGGCTGGCCCTCTTCCTCGGCTTTCTCATCGGCACCAACTCGACCGCCATCGTCCTCAAGACGCTCCAGGAGCGGGCGCTGTTGGACAGTCCGCACGGGCGCATGACTCTCACCCTCACCGTCGTCATGGACATCGCCATCGTCCCGACCATGCTCATCACCGGCATCCTCGCCCAGCAGTCGGGCTCGGCCGCCGGCTCCGTGCTGAGTCTGCTCGTCAAGAGCGCCGTCATGACCGCCCTGATTGTCGTGCTCGCGCGCTGGGTCACGCCCGCCATCCTCTACCAGGTGACGCGGACGCGGAGCCGGGAGCTTTTCCTCTTGACGATCGCCCTGATCGCGATCTCCGTGACCTGGCTGTCGTCGGCGGCCGGGCTCTCCATCGGTCTCGGCGCCTTCATCGCCGGGCTCGTCATCTCCGAATCGGAGTACAGCCACCACGCCCTCGAGGGGATTCTCCCCTTCCGCGACGTTTTCAACAGCTTCTTTTTCGTCTCGATCGGCCTGCTCTTCAACACCGGCGTCCTCCTGCAGAACGCCGTCCCCGTCCTCGCCATCACCGTGGGCGTGCTGGTGATGAAGACGCTGGTCGGTTCCGCGGTTGTTTTGGCCTTCGGGATGTCGCTGCGCACGGCGCTGCTCATCGGGTTGGCGCTGGCGGGCATGGGTGAATTCGCCTTCATTTTGGGCAAAGTCGGTTTTGACCTCGGCCTGCTCGACACCTTCTGGTACCAGAACGTCGTTGGCGTTTCCGTGTTGACCATGCTGGCGACGCCCTTCATGATCACGGGTGGCCCGCGCATCGCTGACCTGTTGGCCCGGCTGCCCCTCCCCTCGCGCCTTCGGCGCGGCTTCGCCCGCGGCCTGCCGGCGCTCGACGAGCGCGCCCGCGAGACCCTGCGGGACCACCTCGTCATTGTCGGCTTCGGCGTCAACGGCCGGAACGTCGCGCGCGCCGCCCGGCGGACCGGGATCCGCTATCGGATTATCGAGACCAACCCGGAGACGGTCCGCGCGGAGAGGGAGAACGGCGAGCTGATCGAATTCGGCGATGCGACCTACCCGGAGGTGCTCCGCCTGGCCGGGATCGACACCGCCCGGATCATCGTCATCGCCATCTCCGACCCGGCCGGCACCCGCCGCGTGACCCAGCTCGCCCGCGAACTCAACCCCAACCTCCACATCGTCGTCCGCACCCGCTTCGTCACCGAAGTCAATCCTCTCCGCGCGCTTGGCGCCAACGAAGTCATCCCCGAGGAATTCGAAACGTCGATTGAGATCTTCACCCGCGTGCTGAGCCGCTTTCTGGTGCCGCGCGATGAAATCGAGCGCCTCATCAGCGAAATCCGGTCGGACAGCTATGAGATGCTCCGCACCGTGTCCCACCCCGCCCCCCGCATGGCCGACCTTCCGGCCGGCATCAGCGACGTCGAAATCACGTCTGTGCGCGTCGTGCCCGATTCCCCCTTCGCCGGCCGCAACCTGGCCCAGTTGAACCTGCGCGCCCGCTGCGGCGTCAACATCCTCGCCATCCGCCGCGGCGAGCAGGTGACGGCCAATCCCGGCGCCGACGCGGTCGTGGAAGCCGAGGATGTCCTGTACATGCTGGGCTCGCCAGCCGCCTGTCTCGCCGCCGAGCAACTCCTTCGGCCGGAAGAATGACCCCCCCTGCGCCGCGGCCCTCAGACCGGCCGCAGAACCGTGAACGTGAGTTCCTTCCCCGCCGGCCGCCGCCCGAACCCCAGACACCCCGCCTGTTCCTCGGCCGTCACCCGCAGCTCCACCCGGGCCTCGGTGGCCGACACCACTGCCAGGCGCACGAAAAACGTCCGCCCCGATCGGAACCGGTAGTAGGCGAGCGGCCCCTCGGGGTGCGACGGAACCGTGCGGAGAAACTCGTACGGGCGGCGCGCCCACCGCAGCCGTTCCTCCTGGAG
Proteins encoded in this region:
- a CDS encoding cation:proton antiporter, which encodes MEQIPILRDIAVIFASSLIVLYVCHRLRFPTIVGFLVTGALIGPDGLRLIHDPENVDQLAHIGVILLLFAIGLEFSFRGLIRTGRFGLIGGVLLVALSAVVSWAVGLSLGVSGRLALFLGFLIGTNSTAIVLKTLQERALLDSPHGRMTLTLTVVMDIAIVPTMLITGILAQQSGSAAGSVLSLLVKSAVMTALIVVLARWVTPAILYQVTRTRSRELFLLTIALIAISVTWLSSAAGLSIGLGAFIAGLVISESEYSHHALEGILPFRDVFNSFFFVSIGLLFNTGVLLQNAVPVLAITVGVLVMKTLVGSAVVLAFGMSLRTALLIGLALAGMGEFAFILGKVGFDLGLLDTFWYQNVVGVSVLTMLATPFMITGGPRIADLLARLPLPSRLRRGFARGLPALDERARETLRDHLVIVGFGVNGRNVARAARRTGIRYRIIETNPETVRAERENGELIEFGDATYPEVLRLAGIDTARIIVIAISDPAGTRRVTQLARELNPNLHIVVRTRFVTEVNPLRALGANEVIPEEFETSIEIFTRVLSRFLVPRDEIERLISEIRSDSYEMLRTVSHPAPRMADLPAGISDVEITSVRVVPDSPFAGRNLAQLNLRARCGVNILAIRRGEQVTANPGADAVVEAEDVLYMLGSPAACLAAEQLLRPEE